One genomic window of Streptomyces sp. NBC_01276 includes the following:
- the cdgB gene encoding diguanylate cyclase CdgB: METESEPYVRLATLRQLHQVVAELNTARSLADTLQTVVDGIVRGLGYELACVNLVRPDGDLVVAAFAGDPAAEALITGRVGSRPSWERRLAMGEDWDGLRFIPHTEGWVLIEDDVPQWHTDGPDPRFEDEWHPEDRLYAPMYATGGELLGVISVDRPRNGRRPGAWGREALQMYAFQAAIAISNARLRANMQRALVRLEREQQALRASEESFRQAFEYAPSGMAIAEMGGDQHGRLLRTNDALCRLLGRPASVLRRYSFSDLVHPEDIGTLLRTSAEGGRAELRLGRRDGTYVWVSLRNSVVADAADGPRFLLTHVEDIEERKRHELQLAHRASHDSLTGLPNSAELRSRLGARLCRRPQSVRATAVEALDAAFETRPEAGGAGEHGFRPDGHDGSDYGFPAPGVGAGAAGAGAVPGSGAAPGTDPFDFSGAFTSHADGPYDHHVHIVAPATDVDDGTKGLAVLFCDLDGFKSINDRFGHHTGDAVLIEVARRLTTCVRDGDTVARLGGDEFVVLADGLGAADAADLAVRLRNAIIPPIRVDGRAVRVGASFGIGWASCGMSADEVLRSADQRMYIEKRSRSKAHRRAG; this comes from the coding sequence ATGGAGACCGAGTCGGAGCCGTACGTCCGTCTTGCGACCCTGCGGCAGCTGCACCAGGTGGTGGCCGAACTCAACACGGCCCGTAGCCTGGCGGACACTCTGCAGACCGTCGTGGACGGCATCGTGCGCGGCCTCGGCTACGAGCTCGCCTGTGTCAATCTCGTACGCCCTGACGGGGATCTCGTCGTCGCCGCGTTCGCCGGCGACCCGGCCGCCGAGGCCCTGATCACCGGTCGCGTCGGCTCCCGCCCCTCCTGGGAGCGCCGTCTGGCGATGGGCGAGGACTGGGACGGGCTGCGCTTCATCCCGCACACCGAGGGCTGGGTCCTGATCGAGGACGACGTCCCCCAGTGGCACACCGACGGCCCCGATCCGCGCTTCGAGGACGAGTGGCATCCCGAGGACCGGCTGTACGCCCCGATGTATGCGACCGGAGGGGAACTTCTGGGTGTCATCTCGGTGGACAGACCGCGCAACGGGCGCCGCCCCGGCGCGTGGGGGCGCGAAGCGCTCCAGATGTACGCCTTCCAAGCGGCGATTGCGATCAGCAACGCACGGCTGCGGGCGAACATGCAGCGGGCCCTGGTCCGGCTGGAACGCGAGCAGCAGGCGCTGCGCGCCAGCGAAGAGTCGTTCCGCCAGGCCTTCGAGTACGCGCCCAGCGGCATGGCCATCGCCGAGATGGGGGGCGACCAGCACGGCCGGCTGCTGCGCACCAACGACGCCCTGTGCCGCCTGCTCGGCCGGCCCGCCTCCGTCCTGCGCCGCTACTCCTTCTCCGACCTCGTGCACCCCGAGGACATCGGCACCCTGCTGCGCACCTCCGCCGAGGGCGGCCGCGCCGAGCTGCGCCTCGGGCGGCGCGACGGCACCTACGTGTGGGTCTCGCTGCGCAACTCCGTCGTCGCGGACGCCGCCGACGGTCCCCGTTTCCTGCTCACGCACGTCGAGGACATCGAGGAGCGCAAGCGGCACGAGCTCCAGCTCGCGCACCGCGCCAGCCACGACTCCCTCACCGGCCTGCCCAACAGCGCCGAGCTGCGCTCCCGGCTCGGGGCCCGGCTGTGCCGGCGGCCCCAGTCGGTGCGGGCCACCGCCGTGGAGGCGCTCGACGCGGCCTTCGAGACGCGCCCCGAGGCGGGTGGTGCGGGGGAGCACGGGTTTCGCCCCGACGGGCACGACGGCTCCGACTACGGCTTCCCGGCCCCCGGCGTCGGTGCGGGGGCGGCCGGGGCGGGCGCCGTTCCGGGCTCCGGGGCGGCGCCGGGGACGGACCCGTTCGACTTCTCCGGCGCCTTCACGTCCCACGCGGACGGCCCGTACGACCACCACGTCCACATCGTGGCGCCCGCCACGGACGTCGACGACGGGACGAAGGGGCTCGCCGTCCTCTTCTGCGACCTCGACGGCTTCAAGTCGATCAACGACCGGTTCGGTCACCACACGGGCGACGCGGTCCTGATCGAGGTCGCCCGGCGGCTGACGACGTGCGTCAGGGACGGTGACACCGTCGCGCGGCTCGGTGGTGACGAGTTCGTCGTCCTCGCCGACGGACTGGGCGCCGCCGACGCCGCCGACCTCGCCGTACGGCTGCGCAACGCGATCATTCCGCCGATCCGGGTGGACGGCCGGGCGGTTCGCGTGGGGGCGAGTTTCGGGATCGGCTGGGCCAGCTGCGGGATGTCGGCGGACGAGGTGCTGCGCTCCGCCGACCAGCGGATGTACATCGAGAAAAGGTCCCGTTCCAAGGCACACCGGCGGGCCGGGTAA
- a CDS encoding flavin reductase family protein, with product MPKTTLVTAPTAPTPPTRVGPEPSATPHPEGVSNDEFRAAMSRLAAGVCLITAHEPPSTADGPRGEDVGMTATAFMSVSLDPPLVLVSLREGSRMDDLLTEQPLWAVSVLADGQLQVAGRFAMKNRISDRLLFEGLPAVRGALSGAPLLSGALATLECRTESRVEAGDHTLVIGRVLSAALPNPDAPPLTYFRGRYRHLAP from the coding sequence GTGCCGAAGACGACCCTTGTGACCGCCCCGACCGCCCCGACCCCTCCGACCCGGGTCGGACCCGAACCGTCCGCCACCCCTCATCCTGAGGGGGTGAGCAACGACGAGTTCCGGGCGGCCATGTCCCGGCTGGCGGCGGGCGTGTGCCTGATCACCGCACACGAGCCCCCCTCGACCGCCGACGGGCCGCGCGGCGAGGACGTCGGCATGACCGCCACCGCGTTCATGTCGGTCTCCCTGGACCCGCCGCTGGTGCTGGTGAGCCTGCGCGAGGGGTCCCGGATGGACGACCTGCTGACGGAGCAGCCGCTGTGGGCGGTGTCCGTCCTCGCGGACGGGCAGCTCCAGGTGGCGGGGCGCTTCGCCATGAAGAACCGGATCAGCGACCGGCTGCTGTTCGAGGGCCTGCCCGCGGTACGGGGGGCGCTCAGCGGGGCGCCGCTGCTGTCGGGGGCGCTGGCCACGCTGGAGTGCCGCACGGAGTCCCGCGTCGAGGCGGGCGACCACACCCTGGTCATCGGGCGCGTCCTCAGCGCCGCCCTGCCGAACCCGGACGCACCGCCGCTGACGTACTTCCGGGGGCGCTACCGGCACTTGGCGCCGTAG
- the arfB gene encoding alternative ribosome rescue aminoacyl-tRNA hydrolase ArfB, with translation MPGPYVIRGSVVLPEAELAWRFSRSSGPGGQHVNTSDSRVELLFDVAATKALPDVWKERALERLASRLVDGVVTVRASEHRSQFRNREMALVRLASLLAEATAPPPKARRATKIPRGINERRLREKKARGETKRGRTGRDW, from the coding sequence ATGCCTGGTCCCTATGTCATCCGCGGTTCGGTCGTGCTCCCCGAGGCGGAGCTCGCCTGGCGCTTCTCGCGTTCCTCCGGGCCGGGCGGCCAGCACGTCAACACCTCGGACTCGCGGGTGGAGCTGCTCTTCGACGTGGCGGCGACCAAGGCGCTGCCGGACGTGTGGAAGGAACGGGCGCTGGAGCGGCTCGCGTCCCGGCTGGTGGACGGGGTGGTGACGGTACGGGCCTCCGAGCACCGATCGCAGTTCCGCAACCGGGAGATGGCCCTGGTCCGGCTGGCCTCGCTCCTGGCGGAGGCCACGGCCCCACCGCCGAAGGCGCGCCGCGCCACGAAGATCCCCCGGGGGATCAACGAGCGGCGTCTGCGGGAGAAGAAGGCCCGCGGCGAGACGAAGCGCGGCCGCACGGGCCGGGACTGGTAA
- a CDS encoding TerD family protein — MAVSLSKGGNVSLTKEAPGLSAVTVGLGWDVRTTTGVDFDLDASAIAVNATGKVVSDGHFVFFNNKSTPDQTIVHTGDNRTGEGSGDDEAINVNLAGLPADVDKIVFPVSIYDAESRSQNFGQVRNAYIRVVNQAGGAEIARYDLSEDAATETAMVFGELYRNGAEWKFRAVGQGYASGLTGIAQDFGVNV, encoded by the coding sequence ATGGCAGTAAGCCTGTCCAAGGGCGGCAACGTTTCGCTCACGAAGGAGGCCCCCGGCCTCAGCGCCGTCACGGTCGGCCTCGGCTGGGACGTCCGTACGACGACCGGTGTCGACTTCGACCTGGACGCCTCGGCCATCGCGGTCAACGCGACCGGCAAGGTCGTCTCCGACGGTCACTTCGTGTTCTTCAACAACAAGTCCACCCCGGACCAGACCATCGTGCACACCGGTGACAACCGCACCGGTGAGGGCTCGGGCGACGACGAGGCCATCAACGTCAACCTCGCCGGCCTGCCCGCCGACGTGGACAAGATCGTCTTCCCGGTCTCGATCTACGACGCCGAGTCCCGCAGCCAGAACTTCGGCCAGGTCCGCAACGCCTACATCCGCGTCGTGAACCAGGCCGGCGGCGCCGAGATCGCCCGCTACGACCTCTCCGAGGACGCCGCCACCGAGACCGCCATGGTCTTCGGCGAGCTCTACCGCAACGGTGCCGAGTGGAAGTTCCGCGCGGTCGGCCAGGGCTACGCCTCCGGCCTCACCGGCATCGCCCAGGACTTCGGCGTCAACGTCTGA
- a CDS encoding GNAT family N-acetyltransferase — MILQPLVPVDGALPGPVLTEIAALYATNRAFFELSGDFPDPARITVEQVATALADELATDSAEVFLARSAGRLVGLVVTLAHHPDPASGDPDPWIGLLLIDSTAHREGHGRTVAGLVEDRFRTAGRAGVRLAVLEDNAAGLAFWQAQGYTVLRRAKDRERGRPCRVMRKEL; from the coding sequence GTGATCCTGCAACCGCTCGTGCCCGTGGACGGCGCCCTGCCCGGCCCGGTCCTCACCGAGATCGCCGCGCTCTACGCGACGAACCGCGCGTTCTTCGAACTGAGCGGCGACTTCCCCGACCCGGCCCGCATCACCGTCGAGCAGGTCGCCACCGCACTCGCCGACGAACTCGCCACCGACAGCGCCGAGGTGTTCCTGGCCCGCTCCGCGGGCCGGCTCGTCGGCCTCGTCGTCACCCTCGCCCACCACCCCGACCCGGCCTCCGGGGACCCGGACCCGTGGATCGGCCTGCTCCTCATCGACTCCACCGCGCACCGCGAGGGCCACGGCCGCACGGTGGCCGGCCTGGTCGAGGACCGCTTCCGCACCGCCGGGCGCGCGGGCGTACGGCTCGCCGTACTGGAGGACAACGCGGCCGGCCTCGCCTTCTGGCAGGCCCAGGGCTACACCGTCCTGCGCCGCGCCAAGGACCGTGAACGGGGTCGCCCGTGCCGGGTGATGCGCAAGGAACTCTGA
- a CDS encoding M1 family metallopeptidase: protein MEHPALPGRTGLTRLAAPALAALLSLAALATGCTGATVQGRPGASGLRDPYFPRAGNGGYQVEHYALDLAYDPADGLLHATAVITARAEQGLSSFNLDLSGLKVESVDVQGTGARYNRTGNELTVRPAKDLKKGEVFRTEIDYGGRPKPVVDPDGSKEGWIAGGDGAVAVGEPVGSMGWFPGNHHPGDKATYDITVTVPHGYEAVSNGELRSRREVADGQTEFAWHSPEPMASYLATVAIGRFKVTTGRTPSGVPVYDAVAPGEAAGSEAALARLPQIVDWGTAKFGPYPFGSVGSIVMPAQTLTYALETQTKPVYSGAPDEETVLHELAHQWFGNSVSPKSWKDMWLNEGFATYAEWLWSEEHGGVSAQRRFDAFLAGDTSVDPHADGDWAAFPPASPPGPEHISDDPVYYRGAMVLHRIRQQVGDPAFFDLLRGWAADHRHGNASTADFTAYAQRRTGHDLKAVWDVWLHGEDRPTAP, encoded by the coding sequence GTGGAACACCCCGCGCTCCCCGGCCGCACCGGCCTCACCCGCCTCGCCGCCCCCGCACTCGCCGCCCTCCTCTCCCTCGCCGCCCTGGCCACGGGATGTACGGGCGCCACCGTGCAGGGGCGGCCCGGCGCGTCCGGGCTGCGCGACCCGTACTTCCCCCGCGCCGGCAACGGCGGCTACCAGGTCGAGCACTACGCCCTCGACCTCGCCTACGACCCCGCCGACGGTCTGCTGCACGCCACCGCCGTCATCACCGCCCGTGCCGAACAGGGCCTCAGCTCCTTCAACCTGGACCTGAGCGGCCTCAAGGTCGAGAGCGTGGACGTCCAGGGCACCGGCGCCCGTTACAACCGGACCGGCAACGAGCTGACGGTGCGCCCGGCCAAGGACCTGAAGAAGGGCGAGGTCTTCCGTACGGAGATCGACTACGGCGGCCGCCCCAAGCCCGTCGTCGACCCGGACGGCTCCAAGGAGGGCTGGATCGCGGGCGGGGACGGCGCCGTGGCGGTCGGCGAGCCCGTGGGGTCGATGGGCTGGTTCCCCGGCAACCACCACCCCGGTGACAAGGCCACGTACGACATCACCGTCACCGTCCCGCACGGCTACGAGGCCGTGTCCAACGGCGAGCTGCGCTCCCGCAGGGAAGTGGCGGACGGGCAGACCGAGTTCGCGTGGCACAGCCCCGAGCCGATGGCGAGCTACCTCGCGACCGTCGCCATCGGACGGTTCAAGGTGACGACGGGCCGGACCCCCTCGGGCGTCCCGGTCTACGACGCGGTCGCGCCCGGCGAGGCGGCGGGCAGCGAGGCCGCGCTGGCCCGGCTGCCGCAGATCGTGGACTGGGGGACCGCGAAGTTCGGTCCCTACCCCTTCGGCAGCGTCGGCTCGATCGTGATGCCGGCGCAGACCCTCACGTACGCGCTGGAGACGCAGACGAAGCCGGTCTACTCGGGCGCTCCCGACGAGGAAACGGTCCTGCACGAGCTGGCGCACCAGTGGTTCGGGAACTCGGTGTCACCGAAGTCCTGGAAGGACATGTGGCTCAACGAGGGCTTCGCGACGTACGCGGAGTGGCTGTGGTCGGAGGAACACGGCGGGGTGAGCGCGCAGCGGCGCTTCGACGCCTTCCTGGCCGGCGACACCTCGGTCGATCCGCACGCGGACGGCGACTGGGCGGCCTTCCCGCCGGCCTCCCCGCCCGGACCGGAGCACATCTCCGACGATCCGGTGTACTACCGGGGTGCGATGGTGCTCCACCGGATCCGCCAGCAGGTCGGTGACCCGGCGTTCTTCGACCTGCTGCGCGGCTGGGCCGCCGACCACCGGCACGGGAACGCGAGCACGGCCGACTTCACGGCGTACGCGCAGCGGCGCACGGGCCACGACCTGAAGGCCGTGTGGGACGTCTGGCTCCACGGCGAGGACCGTCCCACCGCGCCCTGA
- a CDS encoding heme-binding protein — MNTRTRVLTGTALAVALGAGTFGAVSASATPAPVQAAAKKDDDRNFTTSTHLTVDAATRAAQAALHAAEKENQKVTVAVVDRNGNTLVTLRGDGAGPQSYESAERKAFTAVSWNAPTSVLAGRLAQTPNLKDIPGTLFLAGGTPVQAKGAPVAGIGVAGAPSGDLDEKFAKAGADALGEK; from the coding sequence ATGAACACCCGCACCCGCGTCCTCACCGGTACCGCCCTCGCCGTCGCCCTCGGCGCCGGGACCTTCGGCGCCGTCAGCGCGAGCGCCACCCCCGCCCCCGTCCAGGCCGCGGCCAAGAAGGACGACGACCGGAACTTCACCACCTCCACCCACCTCACCGTCGACGCCGCCACCCGCGCCGCCCAGGCCGCGCTCCACGCGGCGGAGAAGGAGAACCAGAAGGTGACGGTCGCGGTGGTGGACCGCAACGGCAACACCCTCGTCACCCTGCGCGGCGACGGCGCGGGCCCGCAGTCGTACGAGTCGGCGGAGCGCAAGGCCTTCACCGCCGTGTCCTGGAACGCCCCGACCTCGGTGCTCGCGGGCCGCCTCGCGCAGACCCCGAACCTGAAGGACATCCCGGGCACCCTCTTCCTCGCCGGTGGCACCCCGGTGCAGGCCAAGGGCGCCCCGGTCGCCGGCATCGGCGTGGCCGGCGCCCCGAGCGGCGACCTGGACGAGAAGTTCGCCAAGGCCGGCGCCGACGCCCTCGGCGAGAAGTAG